The following are encoded together in the Candida orthopsilosis Co 90-125, chromosome 5 draft sequence genome:
- a CDS encoding Pga43 GPI-anchored protein has protein sequence MTLYLRNFILVFVLTTGIFAASLNKVGEYGTYLNPNPRRTTKCEPNDLVKLSTCCNDVLSKLDECKPNDLACECCALQSIDDECYHLCPGNPNTNFLTVLLSDCAEMNEVNACSLPFKKEDPEPPRKSIVRVDEEDPRVLDDAVDASLQSKVYNVESLTKQPHFKNSNFDLLPDDENANKENGGQVGATDRAVVMEDTTVIAVNASSNYSNSSTVGLLNEQQSGTIGFNLPNMAILFIFAILVAVH, from the coding sequence atgacacTTTATTTACGCAACTTTATCTTAGTATTTGTCCTCACTACGGGTATCTTTGCCGCTTCCTTGAACAAAGTTGGTGAATATGGGACTTATTTGAATCCAAATCCACGTAGAACTACCAAATGTGAACCAAATGATTTAGTCAAGCTATCCACTTGTTGTAATGACGttctttccaaattggatgaatgCAAACCTAACGATTTAGCTTGTGAATGTTGTGCTTTGCAAagtattgatgatgaatgtTATCACTTGTGTCCTGGGAATCCCAATACCAACTTCTTGACTGTGTTGTTGCTGGATTGTGCTGAAATGAATGAGGTCAATGCTTGTTCTTTGCCTTTTAAGAAAGAAGACCCTGAGCCACCTAGAAAAAGTATTGTGAGGGTAGATGAAGAGGATCCTAGAGTTTTGGATGATGCAGTTGATGCCAGTCTACAAAGTAAAGTTTACAATGTTGAGTCTTTAACTAAACAACCCCATTTTAAAAACCTGAACTTCGACTTGTTGccagatgatgaaaatgcaAATAAAGAGAATGGAGGCCAAGTGGGTGCTACAGATAGAGCAGTTGTTATGGAGGACACAACAGTGATTGCCGTTAATGCTTCTTCCAATTattcaaactcatcaacaGTTGGTTTATTGAATGAACAACAATCAGGTACAATTGGATTTAATTTACCAAATATGGCGATACTCTTCATCTTTGCAATATTGGTTGCTGTTCATTaa